In one window of Helianthus annuus cultivar XRQ/B chromosome 17, HanXRQr2.0-SUNRISE, whole genome shotgun sequence DNA:
- the LOC110925007 gene encoding uncharacterized protein LOC110925007: MPVWCHMFVQTLTEGAQLWFDSLPPGGIDSYEELSEKFLRNFGQQRKVVKNPNEILHIRQRDNERINKYMERFVKESMNIKDVPEVMKISSFINGLKHAQLCEKLGEEFPHSFDNLMDRVRAFVRGKDTVSKAKETDIAPRRVTPAARPPDKGTPYSRKPAFDRMLHDRARPSYSPYRPRGRGPPPYSDNFTPLTKTPSEILATERIKNSFPRPPPIKPGPKAQPNEYCDFHKGFV; the protein is encoded by the coding sequence ATGCCAGTATGGTGTCACATGTTTGTGCAAACCCTGACAGAAGGAGCCCAGCTTTGGTTTGACAGCCTTCCCCCGGGGGGAATAGATAGTTATGAAGAGCTAAGCGAAAAGTTCCTCAGGAACTTTGGCCAACAGAGGAAAGTGGTCAAGAATCCAAATGAGATCCTTCATATCAGACAAAGGGACAACGAGAGAATAAACAAATACATGGAGAGGTTCGTCAAGGAAAGCATGAACATCAAAGACGTCCCGGAGGTCATGAAGATCAGCAGCTTCATAAACGGGTTGAAGCACGCACAGCTGTGCGAGAAGCTTGGGGAAGAGTTCCCCCACTCATTTGACAATCTTATGGACAGAGTCAGAGCCTTTGTCCGGGGAAAGGACACAGTCAGCAAAGCAAAGGAGACGGACATCGCCCCCCGGAGGGTCACCCCAGCTGCAAGGCCCCCTGATAAAGGTACACCCTATTCCCGGAAACCTGCCTTTGATAGAATGTTGCATGACAGGGCAAGGCCCTCATACTCCCCATATAGACCCCGAGGGAGGGGTCCCCCTCCTTACTCCGATAACTTCACCCCTCTCACAAAGACCCCGAGTGAGATACTGGCCACGGAGAGGATAAAGAACTCCTTCCCGAGACCACCACCCATAAAACCGGGACCGAAGGCACAACCGAACGAATATTGTGATTTTCACAAAGGCTttgtgtaa